The nucleotide window TGTGCAAGGTGCGACTGGCTGGACATGGTTAGACTTAGTGCTGACAGTATCAGATAAATTATGGGATATTGAGGGAAATAAAGAAGGTGCAATGGAGACACTTACCAAAGGGGAGGTCAGCGTCGGAGGCGACTCCACCACAGGTGAGGCGGGGCTGATGGTAACCACAACTGGATTGTCTGGTTTTGGAAACGGTGCCAATGTAACTAACAACGGTTGGACTGGCGCGACAGGTGGTCTGTACGGGTGAGGAAGCAAGGGAGGCGACATCTCTGAGAGGTGGGGGGTCGGGTATGCTtgggtaaattttttttcatcaaatagaACGTGGAGAGAGGTGTAGAGGCAGTTGATAATGGGCTTAAGACAGAGATATGCATTTTATGTGAGGTATCAGTCCACAAATACACAAGGCCTGGATTTGGGCTAGAGATTGTGATGATTATAGGGTCGGGTTAAAGGGTCTGACCAAAGAGGATTTGAAATGGAGATTTATTATTCAACGTCAGAGTTGGCATCCAAATTATGAGATATGCGGCAATTTGGAAAGAGTAGGATAGAGACATGTGGGCATCAGTAAGAAGCATGAGACTGGTTTCAACAAGATGAGGATGTCGTCTTTCGGACATGCCATTTTGTTGGGCGTGTGGGGTGTGGGGGGTGGTAGTATAGTGACTAATGTCTTGAAGGGATAAGTGTGGTTTAACAACAATGTATTCTCCTCCATTATCTGAATATAAACTCTTGATTGTGGTATTGAATCGATTTTCCACAAGATGCTTAAATTGACGAAAAATACTCTGAACACTTGATTTGTGGTGCATAGGATATAGTAGACATATTTGGTATAATGATCAATAAAAATGAGGTAGTATTTTGAACCATTGAGACCTACATTATGAGAGGGACCCCAAATATCTGTATAAATAAGTTCTAGTGGTGCCGTACTATTTAATCCATGAGATTGAAACGATTGTTGATGGGCTTTATTTTTTGAACATGAGGTACATATGGAGGAAGTCGTGCTTTTATTAATAGGTAATGAGAAAGCATGAACAAGGTGCCAAACAATGTTGGAAGAGGGATGTCCTAGCTGTTTGTGCCAGCCGTCTGTCGTGGTACGTTCATGCACATAAGCAACTGTAGGTTTGGACATTGTAGCTAGGGTATCTAAAGAAGGGTACACGCCATCCTTACATGTGCCTTTGAGTAGTGTCACCCCTATGATCCGATCTTTCATAAGAAAATAAGACGGGTGAGACTCTAAGTAAACATTATTTTGTTTGGTAAAGTGATGAACGAAgactaattttttcttttaatactaGGAACATAAAGAGTATCATGTAAGTGAAAGACACGATTAGGCAAGACAAAGGTTAAGGAACCAATGTGGGAGATAGGCAAACCTGAACCATCACCAATTACCACTTCATCAATGCCATCATATTCGGAGTGGATGGAAAGATTGGAGAGATCAGTGGTCATATTCTGTGATGTAGTAGAATCAACAAGCCACCTTTTATCACTGCGTTTTGAGGAAGAGGTGCAATTTGTAGTAGGGTCATTTGGGGCGTGCTTCGGGCATTTTTTTGCTATATGGCCCAATTGGTTACAAAGTTGACACTTGGGAGTGAATTTGTGGGAGCCTAAATTAGAGGCCTCTAAGTTTCAGCGTTTATAGGTCTCGCGACCTTTGGTTGAAGTCGTACGATGATTTCTAGATCTATCAGACCCAAGTTCACCTCCTTTCCATTGATTGTAGTTGGTAGCTGCAATCAGAGGGTAGGCGAAGGAGTTGTCCTGATGTTGAAGATAGCTCTCATGACCAACTAGGAGGTCGTGAAGTTCTTCAAAAAATAGAGAGGACTCTCAGGAATGGATGGGGGCAGGAATGTCACAGAATTTGGGACCCAAGCTGTTGAGGATATAGAGGGTCAAGTCATCATCGGAGATTGGGTAGTCGATGAGATCGAGCCAATTCATCTGCGATGATTTTGACTGCCTAAAGAAACTTTGTGATAGAGCGAGTTCCACGTTGGCTTAGCATGTGATCCTCCTTTAATTACATTGCACGTGTTTGAGATTTTCTCACATAGAGGTGGGTGAGGGTGCTCCATGCCTCATAAGACGTCTTGCTGGAAGCGAGTAGCGGGGTAATTGTGGTGGATGTGGAGGCAAGGAGGGCATGAAGGATCAATTTGTCTTGGCGAATCCAGTAAAAACTTGCTGCTTTGGAGGAAGCATATTTGGTGTTGTCAATGGCAGGGCATGAAAGAGCGTCGGTGACAAAATTTATGAGGTCATAACCATTGATTAGTGCTTTGAACTGTGCTCGCCATTAGGGAAAGGTAACGGATGTGAGTTTTCATTTATAGTGGTAGCGGCATTAATGGTAATGATGGGGATGTCAGAGGAGGAGTGAACAGTGTTGGTGACTAGAATGGTGGACCCAGAGGAAGAACACATTGCTGAGGATTAAAGGGAAAGCTCGTTAGAGGTCGGCTCTCCTgataccatataaaataataaacactgattttggtttttaaattttgcacACTTTTGGCTCTCCTGTACATGATCTGATTATAAATAGTACAGGAGAATCTAAGTAGGGAAAGTTACTGATTATGATGCAACAGTTTTGCTTCCTTGATTTTAGCTTGCATGATTTCTGTCCATGAATCATGCTTGACTTTAGGTCTTGGTTGGCAAGTCTAACTTGGTGATATCATCCTTAATATTAACCTCCCTTCTATCTGTGCCCCCTGACATTTGTGTCTTCTAATGATAATCTTGTGCTATGATGAATTCATTTAGTCCCTCTTTGGTAGCATTTAGGACACTCCTCGGTTCTGCAAACTTTTTGTCAAACAACCATGAATTCCTTCTTAGCCATATTTTCCTCAAAGTACAAGCTACCATCTCCACCTCCTCCATTCCTAGTTGCACATTAAGTTTTTTCTATAACTCCATGAAGTTAGACTCATAGCTACTCCACTTATGGACTAGACTTTTGGATTCAACCCAGACATTTGAGCTGTAGGACAACTCCAAAGGGCATGCATATTTGTTTTAGATTCCAACTCACAAATTGGGCACAAAGTAGAATTTAGATTATGTTTCTTAGTCAAGTTCTCCTTTGTAGGTTGCAGGTTGAGACAAGCCTTCCACAATAAGTGTTTGATAGCTCCTTGTACATTAAGCCCCATATGAGATTCCATTCTTTATCTTCACAGACACATTTTGAGGATTTCCCTAtctttcttctcattcttttttgCTCCAGGTGGTAAATATTCTTAACAGAAAATTTACCATCATTTGAGCATCCTATACTATTTTATCCACTACGCTCCATCAACTAATAGGGATACTACAAATCAAATCCACTTCCTCTTCTGAATCCTGAAAAGGTACAATAGAATGACATATATAGATGAACAAGGCTAGAGGaataatgaaaattcaataaatacaaaataagtcAAAGATGCTATTTGATATAGATTAACTATAATAAGCTAAATATGGTATAAATACGGCATATTACCACacatatactataatataataaatatattttatcataaatatgaCAATATTCTAACAAATCAGAATCTGAAATGTAAATCACACATATCCCAGTAAGTATTAATTAACTAGTGCCTCGAAATGTAaaggtccatatatatatatatatacacacacacacacaaagtgTTCTACGTAGATTCTATGCTCACTACCGGTTGCGCGCTGTTCGGCTTGTTCTCCACTCATTGTTAGTGATCTCAATCCGAAGAAACATACcattaatgaaataaattaatggaCAAATTATTAAGTACTCTCATCCTTACACTGACATATTCATGTTAAAACTAACTGTTGACataatatcttataataaattggggcaatatatatatatatatatatatatatatatctatactttaaaattatttaataattgttaatatatattagttctTCAATTTGTATTAGTCCATGTTTGGGAAGTGAAATTAGTTGCGAGCATCtcattcatctcaaaatttcttataatttattttccaactatcactcaaacataaaaacatttttcaattttaaatttttaacttttttatctaatcagtatctaattattacaactttctcaaactttcaaacaaaacacgaaaaataatacaaatttttcaaatttcaaaacaaaaataatatttaaaaaaaattaaactttataatatttttttcaattcttctatttcgattcccaaaattcaataaaacaacttaactcaaaccatttttctatatttcacaaactattttactactattgtcataattctcatctcatatttttaTACTCAAATAAGCCTTTAGtgttcagtttttttttccttttggcacTCATTTCACGAGAAATAAACTTGAAGTAAATAGTGATTTCACAAGGTATCAGAGTAGATATCTTAAGTTTGAATCTTGACTCTACATTTcacccaattaattaattaaatattctatgtgtTAGTCCAGTCTACTTATTAAGGAAGAGTATGGCTCATACGTGAGGTGAgtgttaagataaatataaataattaaatctacctaACACCTTATTCTTTTGAGACAAGTGGCGGTTTTAAATTAACAACCAGCACTTGGGTTGTTCATTTATATGGGCAATCAAAAGACACAACTCTTGATCTTATAAATCAATATGTAATTAGAGATACTAGTATTGACGGTAATCATCATGTTAATTACAAATTCAagatataataataaagttaCTAATCCAAGATATACTAGTACCGTCTATCtctaatatttgtaataatggtCAGATTGTTAATTATTGTAATTATTGAATTCAGACGCTGacatgaaccttttttttttttttttttttttggtagtcAAACCTGTAGGGTGGTGCATACGCATCCTACGAGAAATGGTATTTTATTGTGAGTTTTCTATCTCAGAAAGATATcagatgtattatatataattggatgAGTTTTGCTTTGTGATAACACAATTGGGATATTAGATTGATCAATGCATTCTATGCATGTTGGATGTTGGCGCGCACATTAATTCTTTTACTTGTTTTGCAGCTCATTCTACTGGTTTGGCAGGTGTATTAATTGGATTACTACTCAGTAAGAATCTcatgtatctctctctttttatcttttttaattgttttattaaattaatcatatatattcctTAAACTACGAAACAAGACATAGTTAGACATCATTATTAAATtgacattaaaaataaacactgTGCCAAACCACAAGAATTTTGAAATGGAGTAATTGGTTGTGAAtactatctatatattttttcaaatgtaacAAGACAATGGTGACAACAGGTAGCTAGACTGATAGTGTAACAATAGGATCGCTTTCGTATAATTACTTTTTGTGTTTTCCTTTTCAGAATTGCATGTGGCGATCAGTGTATTAGGTGCTCCACTTGTGATTAAATCTTTGATAAAGAAATGGCGACGGAGGCACTTATCCATGTACGACGATATTGAAGAATTTCTGCAAAGCCAAAATAACCTCATGCCAATAAGGTACTCTTTctcagaaattaagaaaatgaccaaACATTTTAGGGAAAGATTGGGCGAAGGAGGATTTGGCACAGTATTTAAAGGAACACTTCGAAGTGGACGTCTTGTAGCAGTAAAGATGTTAAGCCAATCCAAAGCAAATGGACAAGATTTTATCAACGAAGTAGCAACCATTGGAAGGATCCATCATGTGAATATAGTGCAActcattggtttttgtgttcatGGTTCAAAGCGTGCCCTTATATATGAGTTTATGCACAACGGATCtctaaacaaacacattttttcatcagaGGCAAATATCCTCAACTACGAGAAAACATATGATATTGCTTTAGGAGTGGCTCGTGGGATTGAGTATTTACATCAAGGATGTgacatgcaaattttacatttcgACATTAAGCCTCACAACATTCTTCTTGACGAGAATTTGAAAcccaaagtttcagattttggctTAGCAAAATTGTATTCGGTGGAAGATAGTATTGTTCCTTTGACTCATGCAAGAGGAACGTTTGGGTACATGGCTCCTGAAatgctttacaaaaatattggagGCGTTTCATACAAAGCTGATGTCTATAGCTTTGGAATGTTGTTAATGGAAATGGTGAGTAGAAGAAAGAACTTGAATGCATCTACAGAACATTTAAGCCAAATTTACTTCCCCACTTGGATATATGATCAATTCCATTATGGAAAGAATATAGAAATACAAGATGCTACTgaagatgaaaggaaaatatgtaAGAAGATGTTGATAGTCGCATTATGGTGCATACAATTGAATCCTAGTGATCGTCCATCAATGAACAAAGTCGTCAAAATgcttgaaggagatggtgaATGCTTACAAGTTCCTCTCAAGCCTCTCCAACCAACACCAAAGAGAGAGGTAAAGGGTGATAGAAATAATTCAAATCAAGCTTCTTCATCAATTCAATCAGattaataaagtcttatttaatttttattgtttatctttCTAAAATTGAACTATCTCTTTCAATCTTTGTTCTTTCTTAAGAGAAGACTTTGTGCTGACTGAACTGTGAAAGTTTTGCTTCAAGCCCATGGAAAAATAGAAGATCAACAATATAAGGTCATAATCTTTCTATGCTTCTCGTAGTATATATACTAAGCAGTGACCTAAAATTAAGTATCAATCTAActatgaattaaataattttaaacttatataattttcCTCTGTTTTGGCATTGTTCCAAACAACATCTcgatttttatgtgctttagcATACAATTAGGTCAGATCATAGTTAGCAGgactttcttcttcttgcaaaaggaaaatctatattagaacttaaattagaaaaatgtcTTATACGTTAAAATTTAATGGGGATTAGAATAACTTACCAATTTTGTAGACAATTGATCAAAAGATCGAGAGCCCGCAGGATGGTGTATCGTTAATTTTCACAGTACTCCGttgccaaaaaaatattttatatatatgtttattacaTCTATCATATAGTATTAAAAAAGATAGCAGCGAAATTACCCGATAAacaggatcttcaaacatatcacaaaccttcTCTCATTCGTTCGGTGGCATggcttggaatggattttggagTGCCTCTATTATCGTACTAAACTTTTGATAGTGTGCATGGCATCGACCTTTGTACCCCCGAAATGCATACGACATTAGTTCTTCAACCATATGTTGATCCTCTTGTtggccaaaattaagttcaaactcgtcctttcaaaaattataaacaattaatataaatacataataactttaaattaacatgttatacttaGTTTCTTAGGATGTAGCTTATTTTCAGGCAACCATTTTTGATGTGGTATTTCACATCTTGGAAAACTTTTGCCCAGGAGGATGTGACCATCAGTGCATACATGCGAGTAAgcgtaccaacataagaagcaagccacgcTGCAGACACCCCTTGTAGTGCCTTGACCTCAGCATTGGCTTACAATAGctatatacagtaattaaagcatatgttttaattaaattatttttattttatcatatatatttcttaaatagAGCATTAAATGtggtatttaatttgataaaatactttgTTCTAGGTCTGGTAATGTTAGCCCACTACGATGGCTGGTGAACCACACAGGGAGTTGGTAATGGATGGGAATGGCGCACATGTTGCTTTGCGTTTGGGAGGCATACTGTTTGaaattctaataaatttttattcgaACAAACATTACAGATATTCATAAGAATGATactttgtaacaccccgctctacaataaaaacattttagaattttcggggAGCCAatgtgctactaaacttgaacttaaaaactgtttttttaaatacaatgcgaaagattccataaataaacaaactttaataaatacttaaaatccaaaatagagtctacggaagcacttatttaaaaaaaaaatacaaaagtctTATGTGCTCatcagaataatttatttaaaccttaaaccataaaactaatcataggataatttgtctaggcctctgcctcgcttCCCAGGGTCTAGTCCTATCCTGCAGTCTCAtactcataaatgtcatcacctgaggtcgtttaaaaacataaaaatatacaaaaaatgagtcgaatactcaataagcaacatatcatatagtaaacataataaaaataaggtttcttgaaaaatgtgcatactcataaatacatacgtaaataacatgaacatgaagaCGAACACaaatttatctttcacttatcataggtcgatacccactgttgaccccccgTGAGCTAGGGTTAGCTaatctaagtagattctgaTTCCGCCTATGGCcacgggttgtggaatccatacataaggaaaacatactgggtgcactaccagcatgcatgacctggcaatgcaatatgcccataacataggtaccatcttcatatcataacataggccgttacatatcttattattcatacttcatcataatcatagttgcatacttgtcatatcatagatttcaaaagaaatcacatgcaTACTTGccatatcttatcatatcatatcatagattttaaatgaaatcgcattctttcataaatgtcgtgacaCATGTTTCcttaaataaaatcatgatttttcaataatataaaccttcacataaaatcatgcatggctttcataaattattttaaggcATAAcactcacataaaatcatgacttttcatatatcttttgatgcataacttctttcataaaatcatgagtcttcataaataatttaatgtataattcttcatgtaaaatcataaattttcataattttatcatggcTTGGGTAAGTAAAAAGGGCTTCCAATG belongs to Juglans regia cultivar Chandler chromosome 8, Walnut 2.0, whole genome shotgun sequence and includes:
- the LOC108984060 gene encoding rust resistance kinase Lr10-like, translating into MPIRYSFSEIKKMTKHFRERLGEGGFGTVFKGTLRSGRLVAVKMLSQSKANGQDFINEVATIGRIHHVNIVQLIGFCVHGSKRALIYEFMHNGSLNKHIFSSEANILNYEKTYDIALGVARGIEYLHQGCDMQILHFDIKPHNILLDENLKPKVSDFGLAKLYSVEDSIVPLTHARGTFGYMAPEMLYKNIGGVSYKADVYSFGMLLMEMVSRRKNLNASTEHLSQIYFPTWIYDQFHYGKNIEIQDATEDERKICKKMLIVALWCIQLNPSDRPSMNKVVKMLEGDGECLQVPLKPLQPTPKREVKGDRNNSNQASSSIQSD